From the Nostoc sp. PCC 7107 genome, the window AAATACCTGGCTCAGTTCCACTACCAAAAAATTTAGAAAAATTTGAAAAAACCAAGGTTTTATCTAATACTAAAGTTAATCTTAACTTTGCTAATAAAAATATCTCAGCAGCTAAAGAAGTAACTTTAGATTTTGATATCAAAAATGCAGCAAATAATCAGCCAATTAAGGATTTACAACCTTATTTAGGCGAAAGAGGGCATTTAGTGATTCTGAAAAGTTCATCACCTCTGGTAGTTTCCGATTATATTCATGCCCATGCTCTCAAAAATAGTGCCGATGGAAAAATACAATTTGTCACTAGCTTTCCTCGGCCGGGAACTTATAAACTTTGGATGCAGTTCCAACGTAATGGAAAAGTTGACACAGCCGATTTTTGGGTCAATGTAGTATGAGGTTGGCGATCGCCTATACTAATTCTGTAGACAAAGGGCGATCGTCTCAACTTTGCTCTAATGTGAGTTTTACATCTATCCAAAAGTAGATTTTTTAGTTATTAAAAATAGCTGAAAATCAAAAATATTAGTTTTTTTAGGAGCGAATTTGTTGCATAAGGGTTGCAATTAAATATCAATCAGTTTATTGTGTTTGATTAAATCACGTAAATTTGTACTGTTTGTTGAGAAAAGCAGGTCAAAACAATGGTAGGGAGAATAAATATATAACTATAAGTTTGCCCTACTTCTGATTACTCTATGAAGGCTTAACTTGACAGTATTTCCACTCAAGAGAAAGTGATAAAACCGTGTTGTAGAGGCGTTCTGTGTAATGGAACGTACAAGAAACTATAAGGGTTTGCTGGCATGAGACTATCTGAGCTAGATCCACTCATCCCGCTCAATGATTTAAGAGAAGAACTCTTGAAGTTACCGAAAGGTTACTTATTTTACGAAGCAGAACTGGTGAATTTTTTATCTCGCAGAAGATGGCCTGAGAGCGATCGCCGTATTGACCGGACAACTTTTTGGCGCTGGCGAAACGACAACGGAATTGAACGCCAAAAAGTATTTAGTCGATTGGATCTTATCAAACTCTGTCGTATCTGCGACCACTACCGTGTAGATGGAACTCGTAGTGAGTATTTAACTATCATGAAACAAAAAAAAGAGTTAGCGTTTAACAGATGAGGATGAATTTTTAATACCAAAGCACAAAAACCCAATTTAGGCAGAAATTCAGCCAAAAAATTGGGTTTTTACTATTATTTTGATTTTACTAACTGATATCAATTGAAGAAATGATTGCTAAAACCTAGACCCACATAGCAATTCCCCATCTAAAATCCAAAATGGTATGACATCTATCTATAGTCAGAAAATATATTTAGGTAGTATAAATTAAATCATACTATAAGAATGAGGTTTTTATTTAATTCTCCATAGAGAATTTATAAAAAATCATTTATTTATAGACCTTGAATGTGCCACTATGTTCACCATTGGTGATTATGTGCTAAATCAACAAACAGGTCATCTAGGAAAAGTTATTGGTTACGGACAGCAAATTATGAACCATAATATGCAAATCGTAACTTTGAAAGTGCTAGTAGCTGAGACTGCTAATTCTCAGAGACGAGAGTTTGTATTCGAGGATCAAGTTTCAGCTTGGGTAAGATGGTCTGTAGTATGAAACGGCAATTGATATATCATAAATATCAATTGAAGCCGATTAAATAAAATTCAAAAATCGGAGAGCAAATACAGAATTAATTTTTTACTAGGAGTAATAAAATTTTATGGTAAAAGATGTTATTTTATGTCTCCAAGAAGCTGCTGCCGATTTAATATTTAAAGATAATTCAATACCTAAAAAACTGAGTGAATGCTTAATTAATCCCCCTTGTGGATGTGCTAATCCAGGGCAGGAACTTAAGTGTGAGGATTGTACTTATCTTGAGGCTTGTTTGTCTAGTATTAAATTATCGAGTAGTGAGTGGGAATGAAAAGATATGATTCCTGGCTTTTTTTCTACAATAAACTAGCAGAATCTGTATCCAAAAATAACGTTGCCTGGGATTGATGGCGTAAAATAGAAGCTGGACAATTGCGGCTGATTGTTTGTTGCAGCATCTGTTTTACTACCTGGGCTTTACGTTTTTCTGGTGCTAGACAGATAATTTTCTTGGCTGAACAAATTAATGGGAGAGTGACAGTAAAAGCATACTGCGGCACACTGTCAATATTAGGGAAGTGTCCTGTATTTACTTGTTGTTGGCGATTTACTTTGTCTAATTTTACTAACTTGACACTGTATGGGTCTTGAAAATTGGCGACAGCAGGATCATTAAAAGCTAAGTGTCCATTTTCGCCAATACCTAAGCAACATAAATCTATTGGCTGTGTTTGGAGTAATTGTGTGTAGCGATCGCATTCAGCTACAGGCTCTAATGTATCACCTTCAATATAATGAAATTGCTGCGGATTAAGTTTATTTTCTACACGTTCGCGGAGATAATGCCGGAAACTTGCAGGATGATCAGCCGTAATTCCTAAATATTCATCTAAATGAAATAAAGTAATTTTTCTCCAATCTACACCACCCAACTTGATTAACGCATCCAGAAATTTGAGTTGGGAATTTCCTGTTGCTAATAAAACAGCTGCTGTCTCCTGTTTTTTCAGGACATATTCTAAATATTTGCGTACGATTTGTGCAACATCGATAGCCATTTCTGCTTCAGAATTATAAATCTGTACGGATAAATCATCAACGCGAAAAAAATTTTTGGCAGCAACCATTTTTTGAAGTTTGAAGTTTGAAGTCTAAAACGAGAATACTTTGTAGTTCTATCATCCAGTATAGATTTCCCAAATTTCACCAATAATTTTTAGTTGTGAAGTTGTCATCGCCCAAAAATAATCAATATAAAGAGAATCAAACAAGGTAAAATATGTAAATAAAGTTAATAATTATTTACAGTTAAAAAATAATGCTTGATGCCATTCTCTTCGACTTAGACGGCACTATTGTTAACACTGACCCGATTCACTACCAAGCTTGGCAGCAAATGTTGGCAAGTTACAGCATCGAGATTGATGAAACATTCTACAAGTCTCGGATTAGCGGTCGTTTGAACCCTGAAATTGTCAAAGATATTTTGCCCCAATTATCAACAGCAGAAGGGCAAAAATTCGCTGACGACAAAGAGGCGCTGTTTCGTCAACTGGCTTCACAACTGCAACCGTTGAGTGGGTTTGCTGAACTCATAGCCTGGACAGACACACATCAACTAAAACGGGCATTAGTTACCAACGCCCCCAGGTTAAATGCAGAATTTATGCTTGAGGTTTTAGGGATTAAAGAAGTTTTTCATACAGTAATTTTGGCAGAGGATTGCACCGCTGGTAAACCTGATCCTGCGCCTTATCAAGTTGCTTTAAACACATTAAAGATTAACGCAGAGAATGCGATCGCCTTAGAAGATTCTCCTTCGGGTATTCGTGCTGCTGTGGCGGCTGGTATTCCTACCATTGGCATCGCTTCTACCCATAATCCACAAGTACTGCAAGCAGTTGGCGCATTTATGGCAATTCCAGATTTTACGGACTTGCAGTTGTGGAAATTGTTAAATTCACTACTCAGAACTCAGCAATCAGCACGGGCTGAACGCCCCGCTACCGCTAACAGCACTAACTATTGAACTTGTTCACTGCTGAGGTGGGCGATCGCTTGTTTAATCCAATCTTCCACATAGGCATCTTTGGGTAGTCCAATGTCTTCGCTGACGACGTGTAAGGCGTGGCTGACTTCGTGGGCTGTATAACCCAAGGCAAATAAAGTCATTTGCACTTCTTCCAAAATCCCTGGTGCTGGGCCGCCTGTAGCGACGAAGAACCCGGCTGATTTGCGCCACTCAATCAACTTGCTTTTGAGTTCTAAACAGATGCGTTCTGCGGTTTTTTTGCCCACTCCAGGGGCTTGAATTAAGATTTGGGTGTTACTGGCAATGATGGCTTGGACTAAATCAGGTAATTCCAAAGTGTCTAAGAGGGCGATCGCTAACGCCGCACCAATCCCACTAACTGTTAGCAAGTGACGAAATAAATCCCGTTCTGCTGGAGACGCAAAGCCGTAGAGTAAAGGCACTTCTTCCCGAATTTGGTAATGGGTGAAAATTTGCGCCACCCCTCCTGATTCTGGCAGCTGCTGTGCCAAGCGTTGCGGAACTTGCAAATCGTAACCGATACCATTGACTTCAAGAGTCAGAATGACGCGATTACCGTTATTTGTCTGAACGCCAGCAATAATACCTTTGAGATAGCTAATCATAAGAATCCAAAATATTGCAAACTTTCTAAAATTCCCCCAGCACAAGAGCCTTGTGCTAAGTATCGATAGTCAGCAGGATACTCAGTATGCCATTGGAGTAATTCTAGTCTGGCATTACCGACTATGATTCCCCGTTCATGGCCCACAGCGAACAAAGCAATATCATCACCTGAATCACCACAGACAACTGTTTTTTCTGCTGCAAATTGCCATTTTTGCCGGAGAAACTGCATTGCCTGACTTTTATCGCTTGAGCGCGGCACAATGTCGAGGTCAATACCGCTGCTATGGATTAACTTTATATTTAAAGCATACTTTTGTAGTTTTGTCTCAATCTGTGGTAAAATTTTATCTGCAAATTCCTGTTTAACGAAGAAACTTACCTTAAATGGCGTTGTTCAGAATCCGGTTGTGGTGATAATTCTGGAAAAGACTTAGCTACGAAAAATACTAATTCGCGGTTCCATCCAGGCGACAGGATATCTGACCAATCTACATCTGGGCTGTCGCTGTTATTTAGATAAATTTCTGTCCCAACAGAACAGACAAGCGCATCTGGTTCGATGAGATTTTTTTCAACTTGCAATTCGCTGAGGACTTACGCAAAACACCTCTCAAACTCTCATTTCTCCGTGACCTCTGCGTCTCTGTGGTTCGATTTTCCCTAGCCTGTGCGTAAGTCCTGTCGCTGTAAAGTGCTGGCGATCGCCCCGCCCCAGAGCATAAACTATTTTTGTGCCGTACTTTTGGCGATGTTGACTCAGTATGTTATTTAGTTCTACTAAAGCTTCGTCATTACCTACGAGGGTGTGATCCAAGTCAGTGACAAAGAGAAAAGGTTTCATGATTAGTTACCTAAACACCTGAAAATTTGGTGGAAATGGATTCTCAGCTTACGTGTCCGAGCTACTCTACCAGATTTTCGCTCTTGTGTATTATTACTAACGAGACAATTCTTTTCAGGTTAAAAATCAGCAACTTATAGCGGGAAGGTTAGGAATAGCATCAGAAAAGTTCAAATCCCCAAAGTCTTGAAAAAGTCGGGGATATTGTTGTGATAAATTTTGCTAAAACTACTCATCCATCATTCAGGGTTTCAATCAGTAAATCTACTTGCTGTTGTCGCTGTTGCAAGAAGCCTTCACATTGACGTATATGCTCAACAGCAGTAGCAAACTGCTCAAATACTTCTTCCAATCCTAATTCACCCGCTTCAATCCGGGCGATAATTTTTTCAATTTCCACTACCTTCGCCTCGTAATTTACACTGGCGATCGCTTCAAAATCCGAGGAACTTTTACGTTTCACCATTAATCTCTCTGTGTCCTCTGTGCCTCTGTGGTTCGTTCACTTCCGTAACTTTTACTTTAACTTCTCCCTGTGCCAACTGAATCAACAATTCTTGCCCGACGGTTAACTGGGTTGCAGTCCGCGCGATCGCCCCATTTTTTTGACGTACCACCGCATAACCCCTATTTAACACGGCTTTCGGGTCAAGGGTAGCTAACTTTTGCCGCAACATTTCTAAGTGCTGTGTAGCTTGTTGCGATCGCCTGCTAGTGACTTGTAGAAGTTGCTGACGCTTCCACTGTAACCTTTGCATTTCTTGTTTAACTTGCCTATCTAACCCGACACGTTGCAAGCGATTACGTAATGTTTGCAGTTGATTTTCAGCAGATGTCCTCACCTCATACACCGCATCGTATAAAGCATCAATTCGCTGCTGATGTTGAGCATACAATTCTGACAACGCCGGTACTACTAATTCTGCCGCTGCCGTCGGTGTATGTACACAGACATCGGCAACTAAATCTACCAAAGATTCATCTCGTTGATGACCAATCCCAGTAATTACCGGGATAGAACACTCCGCCACAGCCCTAACAACTCGCTCATCGTTAAAACAAGCCAATTCTTCAACCGCACCACCACCCCGCGATAAAATTAGCACCTCGGCGCGACCATCTTTTTCTACTCGTGAGATCGCCTTAACTATAGAGTCTGGTGCTTGTTCGCCCTGTACTGTTGCTGGCGAAAATAATACCTGTAAACCAGGGTATCTGTGTTTGAGGGTTTTTTGAATATCACCCCAAGCCGCAGCGGTGGGTGAAGTCACAACTGCGATTGTTTGGGGATGAGGAGGAAGTGGCCGCTTTCTTTGCTGATCAAATAACCCTTCCGATAGCAAGCGGTTACGTAATTGTTGATAGCGCAGTGCTTGTAAGCCCACACCCGCAGGTATAGCTTGCCAAACCGTTAACTGATATTCTCCCCTTTGGGGATACAGGCGGATACTCCCCAAAATAATTATTTGTTCGCCTACCGTAGGTATTTGTATTAGCTTTGCTACTTGGCTATTCCAGGCTACACACTTAATAGCTGCTGTCCCATCTGGATCTTGAAGTGTCAAAAATAAACCACTCCGATGGTGATTAGCGCTAGATACTTCTCCTGTTACCCAAACTTGCCTTAGTATTTTATCTTCTTCTAATAAAGATTGAATGTAGTTGGTGATACCTGCTACGGAGAGGGCAGTATCTGGAAAATCGAAATTCATTTTGCTTCAACCCACTCTGCACTTAAAATCAACATAACGTCTTTTTTCTACCTCCATATAGCCAGAGTGAAGACTGATGCCAGAAATCTCATATCACAAACAAGGCAAGAAATCGCCAACCCTATTCTTTAGTTTAGCTTTTTAATAAAAATCTCTGTATAACCGGGTTGTGATAGAACCATATATTTATATTGGTACGGAGGTGTTTGGGATAACTAGCAACCAAAACTCTACTAAGGTTATGTTGTACTAGTCACATCTAGTAGCGATCGCGTTACGATGTTGTCACGTTTATTTCTCTAAGAAATTCTATTTCCGCATTTTCTGGCTAAAATAGTATATCTGTTCTACTTCACCTCCAAACCTAACACTCCATAAATCCATATATATAGATAGAGGCAGTAATGGCTACCAACACTGACAATTCCGGCAAGCAAAAAGCCCTGACTATGGTACTAAACCAGATTGAGCGCAGCTTCGGGAAAGGAGCTATTATGCGTTTGGGCGATGCAACCCGGATGCGGGTGGAGACAATTTCCACTGGGGCGCTCACTTTAGATTTGGCCTTGGGTGGCGGTTTACCTAAAGGACGGGTAATTGAGATTTATGGCCCAGAAAGTTCTGGTAAAACAACAGTAGCGCTACATGCCCTCGCTGAAGTCCAAAGACTAGGTGGTATTGCGGCCTTTGTGGATGCGGAACACGCCCTAGACCCTACTTATGCGGCAGCTTTGGGTGTAGATATCGAAAATTTGCTGGTTTCCCAGCCTGACACAGGAGAATCTGCTTTAGAAATTGTTGATCAATTGGTGCGTTCGTCCGCTGTTGACATTGTAGTTATCGACTCAGTAGCAGCATTAGTTCCCCGTGCGGAAATTGAAGGGGATATGGGTGATACTCATGTAGGTTTACAAGCCAGGTTGATGAGCCAAGCTCTCCGTAAAATTACTGGGAATATTGGTAAATCTGGTTGTACAGTAATTTTCATCAACCAGTTACGGCAAAAAATCGGTGTTACCTACGGTAGTCCAGAAACCACAACTGGTGGTAATGCCTTAAAATTTTATGCTTCTGTGCGTTTGGATATTCGCCGGATTCAAACTTTGAAAAAAGGCACAGAAGAATTTGGCAACCGCGTTAAGGTGAAAGTTGCTAAAAACAAAGTAGCACCACCTTTTAGAATCGCGGAATTTGACATTATTTTTGGCAAGGGAATTTCTGTTTTAGGTTGTTTGGTCGATATAGCCGAAGAAACAGGCGTTTTAACCCGCAAGGGCGCTTGGTATAGCTACAACGGTGATAACATTTCTCAAGGTCGAGATAACGCGATTAAATACCTAGAAGAAAAACCAGAATTTGTTGAACAAATTAAACAGCAGGTACGCCAAAAACTTGATATGGGGGCTGTGGTTTCTGCTAATTCTGTAGCTAAAGTCAGTGAAGAGGAGGAAGATGAATACGAAGAGGAAGAATAAGTAAGCGGGTTTGTCATTTGTCCCTTGTCCTTTGTCAATACAAATGACACAGCACAAAGTTCTGGTGTAATTTAGATCTTTCTTAGCTTATTGAGCAGTGAACAGTTACAAATAATTACTGTTCACTGCTGTCTTCATAGTAGAGAAGTTGTAACTTGGTTGAAAAATCGGTCTAAAATATCTGACTTTTGTTCTTTGGTAAAGCCATCATGGCCATTTTGATGGTCTAAACTAAAATTTTTGGTAAATGGAATAGCTTGATCTGGGATTTCTGGTGCGAAATAACTTAATGTATCTTCTAGATTACAGCCATTGCGAGATGAAAGCTGCATGAGTAACTCCATCGCTACTGTTGGTAAGATGCGATGGTTACGGTTGTAGAAAAAGTTAAAAGTAAGATTACCGATGCGAATGCGATCGCCTTCTTTAAGTCTAATTCGCTGATAGACACGTTCTCCATTCACAAAGGAACCATTGGTACTTTTAAAATCGACTAAGTAAAAACCTGGTTCATCCTCTTGATCTATATATTGGATAGCAGCATGGCGACGAGACAGGTATTT encodes:
- a CDS encoding glucosamine-6-phosphate deaminase; the encoded protein is MVAAKNFFRVDDLSVQIYNSEAEMAIDVAQIVRKYLEYVLKKQETAAVLLATGNSQLKFLDALIKLGGVDWRKITLFHLDEYLGITADHPASFRHYLRERVENKLNPQQFHYIEGDTLEPVAECDRYTQLLQTQPIDLCCLGIGENGHLAFNDPAVANFQDPYSVKLVKLDKVNRQQQVNTGHFPNIDSVPQYAFTVTLPLICSAKKIICLAPEKRKAQVVKQMLQQTISRNCPASILRHQSQATLFLDTDSASLL
- a CDS encoding HAD family phosphatase; translated protein: MLDAILFDLDGTIVNTDPIHYQAWQQMLASYSIEIDETFYKSRISGRLNPEIVKDILPQLSTAEGQKFADDKEALFRQLASQLQPLSGFAELIAWTDTHQLKRALVTNAPRLNAEFMLEVLGIKEVFHTVILAEDCTAGKPDPAPYQVALNTLKINAENAIALEDSPSGIRAAVAAGIPTIGIASTHNPQVLQAVGAFMAIPDFTDLQLWKLLNSLLRTQQSARAERPATANSTNY
- the ruvA gene encoding Holliday junction branch migration protein RuvA encodes the protein MISYLKGIIAGVQTNNGNRVILTLEVNGIGYDLQVPQRLAQQLPESGGVAQIFTHYQIREEVPLLYGFASPAERDLFRHLLTVSGIGAALAIALLDTLELPDLVQAIIASNTQILIQAPGVGKKTAERICLELKSKLIEWRKSAGFFVATGGPAPGILEEVQMTLFALGYTAHEVSHALHVVSEDIGLPKDAYVEDWIKQAIAHLSSEQVQ
- the xseB gene encoding exodeoxyribonuclease VII small subunit produces the protein MVKRKSSSDFEAIASVNYEAKVVEIEKIIARIEAGELGLEEVFEQFATAVEHIRQCEGFLQQRQQQVDLLIETLNDG
- the xseA gene encoding exodeoxyribonuclease VII large subunit, with amino-acid sequence MNFDFPDTALSVAGITNYIQSLLEEDKILRQVWVTGEVSSANHHRSGLFLTLQDPDGTAAIKCVAWNSQVAKLIQIPTVGEQIIILGSIRLYPQRGEYQLTVWQAIPAGVGLQALRYQQLRNRLLSEGLFDQQRKRPLPPHPQTIAVVTSPTAAAWGDIQKTLKHRYPGLQVLFSPATVQGEQAPDSIVKAISRVEKDGRAEVLILSRGGGAVEELACFNDERVVRAVAECSIPVITGIGHQRDESLVDLVADVCVHTPTAAAELVVPALSELYAQHQQRIDALYDAVYEVRTSAENQLQTLRNRLQRVGLDRQVKQEMQRLQWKRQQLLQVTSRRSQQATQHLEMLRQKLATLDPKAVLNRGYAVVRQKNGAIARTATQLTVGQELLIQLAQGEVKVKVTEVNEPQRHRGHREINGET
- the recA gene encoding recombinase RecA, whose product is MATNTDNSGKQKALTMVLNQIERSFGKGAIMRLGDATRMRVETISTGALTLDLALGGGLPKGRVIEIYGPESSGKTTVALHALAEVQRLGGIAAFVDAEHALDPTYAAALGVDIENLLVSQPDTGESALEIVDQLVRSSAVDIVVIDSVAALVPRAEIEGDMGDTHVGLQARLMSQALRKITGNIGKSGCTVIFINQLRQKIGVTYGSPETTTGGNALKFYASVRLDIRRIQTLKKGTEEFGNRVKVKVAKNKVAPPFRIAEFDIIFGKGISVLGCLVDIAEETGVLTRKGAWYSYNGDNISQGRDNAIKYLEEKPEFVEQIKQQVRQKLDMGAVVSANSVAKVSEEEEDEYEEEE
- a CDS encoding FHA domain-containing protein encodes the protein MTDISKSHLFTLKTSAKIADFQSKEIERKLSLYQVFVKLYEHHSGLLEDILQMEDLSLSGVAGLNSSYVQGVVNDGEIYLVTNLGDNQTQTLVQPQQIWIIGRDRHCGICIGDKYLSRRHAAIQYIDQEDEPGFYLVDFKSTNGSFVNGERVYQRIRLKEGDRIRIGNLTFNFFYNRNHRILPTVAMELLMQLSSRNGCNLEDTLSYFAPEIPDQAIPFTKNFSLDHQNGHDGFTKEQKSDILDRFFNQVTTSLL